Genomic DNA from Paenibacillus sp. MBLB1832:
CCTTGGCGGACATGCCCTTTATAAGGCGGGAGAGGCTTATCGCATCCTGCGAGAGCTAGGCATTCACATCGAAGGAGGCGCACCCTCCTCGCGGGTTAAGGCGTTATGGCATCATGAGCTTATGCCAATGCCTGCGACTCCAGCCAGTATGCTCACTTCTAAATTGCTCACATGGTCGGGCAAATGGGGACTGATGCGATTGATGATCAAATTGAGCAGTAGTGATATTAACAAGCAAGGAGTGGTGACAGTTCGGGAATGGGCCGAGCGGGAGATAGCCGATCCGATGGTCCGACATATTTTCTATGCGTTGTGCCGAACGGCAACGTATTCGCACGATACGGATCATTTGCTGGCAGGCCCCGCACTTGTGCAGGTGAAGCGTTCATTGAAGGGAGTGCTCTACCCTCACGGCGGCTGGCAAACGATTGTCGATCAACTTCGCGAGAAAGCGGCCAAAGTAGGCGTTCATATTCGCGGCAATGCCAGTGTGAAAGAAATTGTACATGAGCATGGCAACGTACAGGGAGTTAGGTTGGCGGATAACGAGCTGATTCAGGCTCGATCTGTTCTCAGCACCGCATCACCGTCGGAGATTCACCAGATGGTTCGCGGAGCTGAACGGACTCAGCTGCAGCAGTGGCGGGAGGAAGCACGTCCATCGAAAGCGGCTTGCCTCGACATCGGCCTGAGAAAGCTTCCGGTTAAAGATAGAGACATCATGCTTGCGCTGGATCAGCCGATCTTTTTCTCGCATCATACGCTGAATGCCAAGCTTAGTGATGATGGGACCTTGGTCGTGCATCTGATCAAATATAACGGACCTGGAGAGAGCGATCCCAAGGCTGATGAGGACATTCTGACGGCGATTATGCGTACCTTGCATCCCGGTTGGGAGAAGGAAGTGGTGACCAAACAGTTCCTGCCTAATATGACGGTCGTTCACGACACCTTGCATAAGGGGAGGAGCAACCTGCAAACAGGGCCATCCGTTGAAGGGATACTCGGTCTTTATGTAGCAGGAGATTGGGTCAGTCACGGCGAAATGCTGGCGGATGCTTCCGCGGCGAGTGCGAGACGTGCGGCTGTGGCTATTTTAACAAAGAAACAATAACGCTAAGAATGTACATTAAAAAATCGACCAATGACTACGAAACGGGGGTGTGCCAGTTGGGAATTGCAGGTGATTCCACTTCCACAGACATGGTTGCAACCTATAAACCGCTGCTTTTCGCCTTGGCGTATCGGATGCTTGGCAGTGTGATGGATGCCGAGGATGCTGTTCAGGAAACCTTTCTGTATGCCAATGAAAAAGGTTTGACCCATGTTCACAATCCGAAGGCTTATTTATGCAAAATCGTGACCAACCGCTGCATCGACACCCTGCGCTCCGCCAGCAAAAAGAGGGAAGTCTATGTAGGCCCCTGGCTGCCAGAGCCGCTCCTTCACGATACCGCAGACGACCATGCGCCAGATCTGGCGTATATTCATAAAGAATCTCTTTCCACGGCATACCTTCTGCTACTGCAGCAGCTTTTGTGGGTGGAGCGCGCTGTATTCCTGCTTCGCGAGGTGCTGGACTACGACTATGAGGAGATTGCGGATGTGGTAGGCAAAAGCAGCACGAATTGCCGGCAAATTTTCCGGCGAGCCAAGCGTGCGATCAGCGTCCCCTCCGAGCGGGGCGGCGAATCAATCAAACAGCCTGTGCGGGAACAAACCGCAGCGGTCGTGGAACAATTCGTGCAAGCACTCGCGTCGGGGAACATCGCTGGGCTGCTTGCGATTGTCAAATCGGATGCCATTCTCTATTCCGATGGCGGCGGCAAGGTGAATGCAGCGATCAATCCGATTGTTGGTGCGCAGCGTATCGTTATGTTCCTAGCAGGCCTGCGGGCCAAAGCGCCAGAAGGCTACCATTTCAAGCTTACGCAGATTAATGGACAGATGGGTATTGCAGCTTATGTTCACGAACAACCGTATAATGTGATGACGTTCCGTATCGAGCACGGGCAGATTCAGGCCATGTATAATGTCTTAAATCCGGATAAACTGAGACACCTTGCTTCCCATTGATGTCCTGTGCGACATGCCGCATAATGGATGGATAGACTGAATAAATAGCGGAGTAAGAGGAGAGAGCATCATTGAAGAAAGAGAAAGAAGCCGCAGCGAGCAAACGTAAGGCACCGTCCTTTTCGCTGCAGGCATCCAATGGAGAAAAAGTTTCATTAGCCGACTACAAGGGACGCAAAGTCGTCCTTTACTTTTACCCACAAGACAACACACCGACTTGCACCCAGCAATCTTGCGATTTCCGCGACTACAATGGTAGATTTGCAGAGCTAGGTGTGGAAGTGATCGGCATCTCACCAGACGAGATGAAATCGCACGATAAATTTATCGCGAAGTACGAGCTGCCGTTTCTGCTGCTTTCGGACCCCGACCATAAGGTAGCGGAGAAGTACGGCGTATGGGCATTGAAAAAACTGTATGGCCGCGAATATATGGGCATCGTGAGATCGACCTTTTTGATCAATGAGAAGGGCTGGATCGTGAGAGAGTGGAGTAAAGTGAAGATTAAGAACCATGTGCAGAGTGTGTTGGATGCCGTGGTGGAGATGGGTTAGGGGAATAGCGAAATATAGTTGAAGGAGGACCTACGAGGTTCTCCTTTTTTGTTTCTAACACCCTCTCATTCTTTCTGTCATACTCTCTCACCCACGCCCATATACTCTATCAGATAGCAAAATGATAGAACAAGCGGAGGGATCATCGGATGCGTTTACAGCTGCAGTCTTCGAAGATTAACAAGGTACGGTTTCACTTCATCATGGTTGCTTGTTTGCTAGTTTCACTTTGTGTAGGCATGCTGCCAGCGCGGGCAGCGGAGAGTGGGGAGGCTCAAGCTGCGGGACAAGCTGTACAGGACGTGTACCAACAGCTGCAAGCAGGGAAGAGACTGAGACCCGAGAGTACATATGTTACACCAGAACAACCTACCGTTTATTTAACGTTTGATGATGGTCCGAGCAAGCTGACAAATCAGGTGCTCGACATTTTAGATAAGGAAGACGTGAAGGCGACGTTTTTCGTGCTAGGCGAGCAAGCGAAGTCGCATCCAAATGAGCTCAAAAGAATTGTGAAAGACGGTCATGCCATTGGCAATCATACCTATAATCATGTGTATAAAGAGCTTTACAGCGATTTTCAAACGTTTTGGATGCAAATTAGCCGCACGGAAGACATGATCGACGATATCGTCGGCATCAGGCCGCAATTGGTGCGTGCGCCGGGCGGGACGGCAACGAATTTCGATGCCAATTATTATTATCTGATGGAACAAGCGGGTTACATCGTGCATGACTGGAACGTGGACAGCGGAGATTCGAAGCGGGCGAATGTGCCCGTGAATGAGATCTGGCAAACGGTGAAAGCCTCACCGCTGGAGCATGAAATTAATATTTTGTTCCACGATGGCACGGGTCACGATTCTTCGGTTGAGGTCCTGCCCAAAGTCATTAGCTACTATAAACAGTTAGGCTATGCCTTCGCACCGCTGACCGACAAGGTCAAACCAAAGCAGTTCAGCATCACGAAGCCCAAATGGTCGCGCACTATGAGCTTGAAGCATTTCCAAGATCTGCTGGGGCAGACGCAGGCTTACGCCACTGCACATCCAAGTGCTGCGGAGATCGCAAGGAGAGAAGCGGAGCAGCTTCTCGCACAGAAAGCGAAGGCAGAGGCCGAAGAGAAAGCAATAGCGAAGCAGAAGGCGGAAGCCGAAGCAGCTAGACAAGCTGCGTTACCGTTGCAGGTGCATGTGCAAGGCGGGGGGACTTTTTCCATAGAGTCATCCCATTATCAATTGCAGGCGAATCGAATCGAGCTGCCTCTGCGTTATTTGATCGAGAAGATGGGCGGAAGCGTCGAGTGGCAACCAGATACCCGATCAGCCGTGGCTCACTACGGCATCTATGATATGGACTACGATTTGACGAATCGGAGCATTCATCTTTTTACACTTGGGAGGCCTGTGGCTTCCTATTATCTCGCAGATATGACGATGCAGAATAGTCAAATTATCGTTCCTTTGCGCAAAACAATCGATTTGCTAGGCGGACGTGTTACGGATGCCGTGATGGACGCGAATTCTCGCGAAGTGTCATTGGCGCTGCGGCCTTTCTTCTATTGGAAAGAAAATAATAGTCTAGTTCCTACTACGCTATTTGCTATGGGCTATTAATGTCTAAAAGAGTAGAGAGCTGGCAAAGCTAGAAGCATACCTTATTAGAAGGAGGCTTCTTGTCTATGGCATCGAAAACACGCATCTTCGATCAACCCCAGCCTCTTGTGGAACGGATGATCATGAACGTAGAGAAAGTGATAGTGGGAAAGAGAGAAACGATAGAGAGAGCTTTCATTGCGATGTTGAGCGGTGGACATCTTTTGCTGGAGGACGTTCCCGGTGTAGGCAAAACGATGTTGGCACGCGCACTGGCACGAACGATTGGCTGCGAGTTTAAGAGAATTCAATGCACGCCTGATTTACTGCCTTCGGATGTGACCGGTGTCTCTGTGTTTAATGTAAAAACAGGTGAATTTGAATTTCGCCCAGGGCCGTTAATGACGTCCGTGGTGCTAGCCGATGAGTGCAACCGAACTTCGCCGAAGACGCAGTCCGCGTTCTTGGAAGCGATGGAGGAGCAGCGGGTGACCATTGATGGCGCCAGTTATGAGCTGCCGAAGCCGTTCGTTGTGATCGCCACGCAAAATCCAATGGAGTACGAAGGTACGTATGCGCTGCCGGAGGCGCAGATGGATCGTTTTATGATGAAGCTGTCGCTCGGGTACCCGTCGCAGGATCAGGAAATTCTGATGCTGGACCGGTTGCAGGACCGTCACCCGCTGGAGGGGTTGAAGCCTGTCATTGTGCAGGATGAGTTCGTTCAGTTGCAGAAGGAAGCGGCCATGGTTCATGTGGATAACACGTTAAAAGAATTTATTGTGCGCTTGGCCTTAGCAACGCGGAATCATGCAGATTTCTACATTGGCGCAAGTCCGAGGGCTTCCTATGCCTTAATGCGGGCTGCGCAGACGGCGGCGTATGTGCAAGGAAGAAGTTTTGTTGTACCCGATGATATCAAAGAGTTCGTACTGCCGGTTTGGACACATCGGCTAATTCTGACATCCGACGCTCGGATGACGGGCAAGTCTGCGGCAACGATTCTCCAAGGCATTCTCGACAGCATGCAAGCGCCTGTTCTTCGCTATGTCACGGCGAAGTAGGGGGCTATTACCAATGAAAAGCTGGGGAAAAACGACACTCTTATTCGCGGCTTGTGTAGGTTCGATCTATTTGGCTTATCAGCAAGGCGGCGTAGGAGCCTGGTATTTAGGCATCTGTTTGTCCTTGATCTGGATTCAAGCCGGATTCTTCTATGTGTTTGCGTTAAAAGGTTTGCAGGTCAATCGCCACCTATCCAGCAATGTGCTGGTCTCGGGCGATGATTTGACCATTGTATTGGAAATCAAGCATCAATCGCCTGTGCCTCTCCCGTGGTTAGTCGTGAAAGAAACCTGGATGCATGAAGGAAGCGGGATGAAGCTCTCCTACAGCAAGCTGTTGTTCCCATGGTTCCAACGTACGTGTGTGCTCCCTTACAGGATCACACATCTCCTGCGAGGCAGTTACCGATTTGCTCATTTGGAGGCGGTGACGGGGGATCTTTTTGGTTTTGCTGTTCGTAAAATGGTGCGGGAAGATCTGCAGCGCTATATCGTGTACCCACGACCAGACGCGTTGGATCGAAGGGGGATGGAGTTCCAGTCCGATGAGGGCGACGTCTCAAACAAGCGCGGGCCAAAAGCGGAAACGCCGCTGATCAGCGGCGTCCGCGATTATGCCAGCGGTGATCCGTATCACCGCATCCACTGGAAATCATCCGCCCGGCTCAGCCGGCTGATGACTAAAGACCCCGAGCCCACCGCCTCCACGAAGTGGATGCTGCTGCTCGACAGCGCGCCTGCGGCGGGTCCAGCTGAGGCGGCGCAGCCGCTGCTGGAGAAGGGCGTCGCCCTCGCGGCGGGCTTCTTCGAAGCTGCCGCCTCCGGGCGCGAGAGCTGCGGCTTCGCCTGCAGCTCCTCCACCACAAGGCGAATCGCGCCGACGATTCGCCCCGACCTGACGCTCGCGTACGAAGTGCTCGCGAGCGTGGGCGGCAAGCCCGCCCTGCCCTTTCCTGACCTCGTCAGGAAAGAGGCGGCGGACTTGCCGCCTGAGGCGTCGATGCTGTGCATCACATCGACGCTGGATACGGCGCTGGTGCGCGCGGTAGCCGACGCGCGCGCCAGGCGCCGAGCCGTGCACGTGATCTACGTGCACGCGCGGCCGTCCCTCTCGGTCGCAGAGCGAGAGGGGGCTTCCCAGCTGCAAGCCGCAGGCTGCAGCTTCACGGAAGTGCCGCATCCGCAGAGCCAGTGGCCTGTGCAAGGGGGTGTAGCGGATGCAACCGCTTGAACATCGCCGGCGCTCTCATTCTTTGGCATCACATACGAGCACGAATTCTCCAGCGCCATCCCGCGCTGACCGCTCGCGCTCAAGCACTCCCGGCTCTGGCCGTTCACAGGCCCGTTCACGGGCTAGTTCGTCGGGTTCGGGCGCAACGCGCATCCCGTCCAAGCTCATCTTTCGCGCCGATCATGCGGCGGTTGTTCAACCGCATTTGTTTCGAGACGGCCTGCTCTCCTTGCTGCTCTTACTGCTGCTCTCCGAATGGCTGCGCCCGCTAGCGTGGATGGCAGATGCGTCCATGCCAATAGGACCGCTGCTTGTTGTATTTGGGCTTTGCCTGGCCATAGATTGCTTCAGAGTCCCCTATAGTTGGGGGTGGCTGGCCAAGTGTATCATCATTGTTGTGTTTATTGGCTATCTGTTTGACCGAGAGCAATTGGTCAGCGGTGGATGGCTCATGGAAGTCATGAGAACCTTTGCGCAGGACATTGCCTATCTCGTCCAAGGTCACTTAGACGTGATTAGCGGAGAAATGCGTACGCTTCTTTTCTTGTTCGGCTGGTCGTTGCTGCTCTCCGTTGTTCAAGCCTTGATGCTCCAGAGACAGCACAGCCTCTGGTTGGTCATGGCTACCGTTTTGTATTTGGTCGGCATCCAACTTTTGTTAGGGGCGGACACGACACAAGGGATGATCCGCACACTGTGCTATGGACTGCTCTTGATGGCGCTGCTCAATCTATCGAGGATTGAACAGACCTTTCGTGTGACTTCGACACGTGCGGGGAACTACATGCAATGGTTGATGGCTAGTCTACTCATCGTGGGAGTGCTAACGGGTGTTGGTTGGTTATCGGCCAAACAGACAGACGCTGCGCCGTTGATGAAGCCAATCTCCTGGTGGCATTGGTATGATCGTTTATTTGAACTGTATAACGAAGAAACAGGAAGCACCCCTGCTATAGCTACCTCAGGCTACGGGTTGAATGATATGGCGCTTGGAGGTCCACTCCAGGTGGACACAACGCCGATTTTCACAGCACGAACACCGATCCTCACCTATTGGCGCGGCGAGTCCAAAAGCGTCTACGACGGCAAAGGCTGGACCGAGCCTAATCCTTATTTGGTCAGCTTCGCAGCTTCTACACCAGCTTCAGCCGCTCCCGTAATCAAGCAGGAAATCCTGCTGAGCGGTAAATCGCTGAACAAGCAGCTATTTGCAGGCGGTCAATTACTGAGCGTGGATAAGCTGCTGACCGAGAAAGGGAAGCAGCTTGCCTCCGACACGCTGCTGATGTCCAAGGCTAGCGGGAAAACCGTGCTGCCAGAAATTGCAGAACCTCTGTCGTATTACCAAATCACCGTCCAGCCTGTCACGGAAGACCCGACCTTGCTGAACGCGGACTCGGGAGCCTATCCTGCGGATATCACAAACGCCTACCTGCAATTGCCGTCATCGCTGCCGCGAACTGTGCGGAGCTTGGCGGAGCAGGTGACATTAAACCGCGAAACGCCGTATGCCAAGGCCGTCGCGATCGAGCAATATTTGAGCCATACCTATACCTATAGTCTCGAAAAGCCGACCCTGCCCACTCGCAGTGAAGATTTCGTCAGCCATTTCCTGTTCGTCGATCGGGTAGGGTATTGTGATCATTTTTCCACGGCCATGGTCGTGATGCTTCGTTCGGTGGGCGTGCCAGCGCGGTGGGTCAAAGGCTTTGCACCGGGCACCGCGCAAGGCGGCTACGATGATGAGGGGCTTCAGGATGTGATTGTCCGCAATCTAGATGCGCATGCGTGGGTGGAGGTTTATTTCCCTTCCGTGGGATGGGTTCCATTCGAACCGACGCCAGGCTATTCAGCGATATCCGCAGATCTCCCGAGAGATGCGATGACTGCAGCCATGAAGGAGCCATCAACTGGTGCGGTGAAGCATACCGCGGTCTCTGATTCCTTAATCGCTCGTTCGAATCAATGGGTGCAAACAGCGAAGAATAATCTGGTCCATTTGGTAAAGGCTTATAGAAGCAGCGTTTTTTATGCTGTTAGCTGTCTCGTGTTGTTGATGGGGTTAGCGGCCATTCTTCGTCGCCAAGGCTATCTGCTTCCTAGCAGAGGACGCTCGTCTACCTACAACACAGAAGCCGAGAACGTACATCCGCTTACTCCTTATATGGATCGTTTGTGGCGGCAGTTATTCCGCAAATACGGAGTCAAACCGGCGAACCAAACCGTACGCGAATACGTGATGGGACTCCCTGTGCCCCAGCGTGACCGACAGCAGGCGCTGCTGACTTTTGCCCAAATCTATGAAAGTGTTCGCTATGATCCGGCTCGCGCCATGACGTATTCGAAACGGGAAATTACAGCGATTTGGAAAGCGATTCAAAAGTCACAGTAAATTCCCTTTACATCCTAGGTGCCTAATGTTTAAAATTAGTACCTAGAGATAGCAAGAAGTGGACAAGGGTGGGGTTCTGCTCCTGACGCTTCTATTGCTACGAACCTAGGAGGTCGGATAATGAGTAAACCGAGTGAAATGATCGTTGTTTTAGATTTTGGCGGACAATACAATCAATTGATTGCTAGACGAATCCGTGATTTGGGCGTATACAGCGAATTGCTGCCGCACAATACATCGGTTGATAAAATACGCGAGTTGAACCCGAAAGGGATCGTGTTCTCAGGCGGACCTGCCAGTGTTTATGGCGAAGGCGCTCCTGCTGTGGATGCGGGTGTCTACGATTTGGGCATTCCGATCTTGGGGATTTGTTACGGCATGCAGTTAATTGCTCACCAATTGAACGGTAAAGTTGAAGCTGCGCACACGCGTGAGTACGGCAAAGCTGATCTTGTTTTCTCAAGCGAAAACCCGTTGGTGAAAGGTCTTGATGCACAGCAAACGGTCTGGATGAGTCACGGTGACCACGTTTCCGTACTTCCTGAGGGTTTTGTGGTACAAGCAAGTACCGATTCACTGCCTATTGCTGCAATGAGCAACCGCGATCGCAACATTCATGCAGTTCAGTTCCACCCTGAGGTTCGTCACTCTGTTCAAGGAAACGAAATGATCCGCAACTTCATCTATGAAGTGTGTGGCTGTGAAGGTGACTGGACGATGTCTTCCTTCGTGGAAGATATGATTAAAGAGCTTCGTGCTGAGGTTGGCGATAAAAAAGTGCTTTGCGCACTAAGCGGCGGCGTAGATTCCTCCGTTGTTGCGATCCTGCTTCATAAAGCAATCGGCGCTCAATTGACATGTATGTTCATCGACCACGGTCTTCTGCGTCAAGGCGAAGGCGAGAGCGTCATGGAAACATTTGTAGGCAAATTCGATATGAAAGTTGTCAAAATAGATGCGAAAGACCGTTTCCTCGGCAAATTGGCTGGCGTTTCGGATCCAGAGCAAAAACGTAAAATCATCGGCACCGAATTCATTCGCGTGTTTGAAGAAGAGTCCAGCAAGTTTGATGACTTTACCTTCTTGGCACAAGGCACGTTATATACGGATATCGTAGAAAGCGGCACAGCAACCGCCCAAACGATCAAATCCCACCACAACGTTGGCGGACTGCCGAAAGATATGAAGTTCAAGCTCGTAGAACCACTCAAAACCTTGTTCAAAGACGAAGTACGTAAAGTGGGCGAAGAGTGCGGCCTTCCTGCGGCGATCGTATGGAGACAACCGTTCCCAGGGCCTGGTCTTGCGATTCGCGTCTTAGGTGAGGTTACCGAGGATAAGTTGAAAATCGTACGTGAATCCGACGCCATCCTGCGCGATGAAATCGCCAAAGCTGGCTTAGATCGCGAGATCTGGCAGTACTTCACAGCGCTGCCTGGCATGAAAAGCGTAGGCGTCATGGGTGACGGCCGTACGTATTCCTACACCGTCGGCATCCGCGCAGTAACGTCCATCGACGGCATGACCGCTGACTGGGCGCGTATCCCGTGGGATGTGCTCGAGAAGATCTCCGTTCGTATCGTGAACGAAGTCGAGAACGTCAACCGTATCGTGTATGACATCACGTCCAAGCCGCCGGCTACGATTGAGTGGGAATAGGCTGAAAAAATACTCTCTTTCATTTGTGTTGTATAGCAAATGAAAGAGAGTATTTTTTATAATTAATTCTAAAAAATTTTCTAATATTTTCCTAATGACACAGTGTTATTATTACCAAATAAGATGAATTTTTCGGAAAAATACTTCATAGAATTGTTGGTGATGCAGGGTGGAATCTATGGAAACTATTCTTCAAGCTAAAATTAACTTGTTACGCTGCCAGATGGTTGAGCAGGCAAGTATTTATGGCAGTTTTACCAACGAAAGTGTCGTAAAGATAAGTCAATTATTAGACCGCTATATTGTGGTTTATCAGAGGCTGA
This window encodes:
- a CDS encoding phytoene desaturase family protein gives rise to the protein MTTTWDTVVIGGGLAGLIGAIEVAQGGRKVLLLEKSSRLGGRAMTNKKHGVHLNLGGHALYKAGEAYRILRELGIHIEGGAPSSRVKALWHHELMPMPATPASMLTSKLLTWSGKWGLMRLMIKLSSSDINKQGVVTVREWAEREIADPMVRHIFYALCRTATYSHDTDHLLAGPALVQVKRSLKGVLYPHGGWQTIVDQLREKAAKVGVHIRGNASVKEIVHEHGNVQGVRLADNELIQARSVLSTASPSEIHQMVRGAERTQLQQWREEARPSKAACLDIGLRKLPVKDRDIMLALDQPIFFSHHTLNAKLSDDGTLVVHLIKYNGPGESDPKADEDILTAIMRTLHPGWEKEVVTKQFLPNMTVVHDTLHKGRSNLQTGPSVEGILGLYVAGDWVSHGEMLADASAASARRAAVAILTKKQ
- a CDS encoding RNA polymerase sigma-70 factor, whose protein sequence is MVATYKPLLFALAYRMLGSVMDAEDAVQETFLYANEKGLTHVHNPKAYLCKIVTNRCIDTLRSASKKREVYVGPWLPEPLLHDTADDHAPDLAYIHKESLSTAYLLLLQQLLWVERAVFLLREVLDYDYEEIADVVGKSSTNCRQIFRRAKRAISVPSERGGESIKQPVREQTAAVVEQFVQALASGNIAGLLAIVKSDAILYSDGGGKVNAAINPIVGAQRIVMFLAGLRAKAPEGYHFKLTQINGQMGIAAYVHEQPYNVMTFRIEHGQIQAMYNVLNPDKLRHLASH
- the bcp gene encoding thioredoxin-dependent thiol peroxidase yields the protein MKKEKEAAASKRKAPSFSLQASNGEKVSLADYKGRKVVLYFYPQDNTPTCTQQSCDFRDYNGRFAELGVEVIGISPDEMKSHDKFIAKYELPFLLLSDPDHKVAEKYGVWALKKLYGREYMGIVRSTFLINEKGWIVREWSKVKIKNHVQSVLDAVVEMG
- a CDS encoding polysaccharide deacetylase; amino-acid sequence: MRLQLQSSKINKVRFHFIMVACLLVSLCVGMLPARAAESGEAQAAGQAVQDVYQQLQAGKRLRPESTYVTPEQPTVYLTFDDGPSKLTNQVLDILDKEDVKATFFVLGEQAKSHPNELKRIVKDGHAIGNHTYNHVYKELYSDFQTFWMQISRTEDMIDDIVGIRPQLVRAPGGTATNFDANYYYLMEQAGYIVHDWNVDSGDSKRANVPVNEIWQTVKASPLEHEINILFHDGTGHDSSVEVLPKVISYYKQLGYAFAPLTDKVKPKQFSITKPKWSRTMSLKHFQDLLGQTQAYATAHPSAAEIARREAEQLLAQKAKAEAEEKAIAKQKAEAEAARQAALPLQVHVQGGGTFSIESSHYQLQANRIELPLRYLIEKMGGSVEWQPDTRSAVAHYGIYDMDYDLTNRSIHLFTLGRPVASYYLADMTMQNSQIIVPLRKTIDLLGGRVTDAVMDANSREVSLALRPFFYWKENNSLVPTTLFAMGY
- a CDS encoding AAA family ATPase translates to MASKTRIFDQPQPLVERMIMNVEKVIVGKRETIERAFIAMLSGGHLLLEDVPGVGKTMLARALARTIGCEFKRIQCTPDLLPSDVTGVSVFNVKTGEFEFRPGPLMTSVVLADECNRTSPKTQSAFLEAMEEQRVTIDGASYELPKPFVVIATQNPMEYEGTYALPEAQMDRFMMKLSLGYPSQDQEILMLDRLQDRHPLEGLKPVIVQDEFVQLQKEAAMVHVDNTLKEFIVRLALATRNHADFYIGASPRASYALMRAAQTAAYVQGRSFVVPDDIKEFVLPVWTHRLILTSDARMTGKSAATILQGILDSMQAPVLRYVTAK
- a CDS encoding DUF58 domain-containing protein, whose amino-acid sequence is MKSWGKTTLLFAACVGSIYLAYQQGGVGAWYLGICLSLIWIQAGFFYVFALKGLQVNRHLSSNVLVSGDDLTIVLEIKHQSPVPLPWLVVKETWMHEGSGMKLSYSKLLFPWFQRTCVLPYRITHLLRGSYRFAHLEAVTGDLFGFAVRKMVREDLQRYIVYPRPDALDRRGMEFQSDEGDVSNKRGPKAETPLISGVRDYASGDPYHRIHWKSSARLSRLMTKDPEPTASTKWMLLLDSAPAAGPAEAAQPLLEKGVALAAGFFEAAASGRESCGFACSSSTTRRIAPTIRPDLTLAYEVLASVGGKPALPFPDLVRKEAADLPPEASMLCITSTLDTALVRAVADARARRRAVHVIYVHARPSLSVAEREGASQLQAAGCSFTEVPHPQSQWPVQGGVADATA
- a CDS encoding transglutaminase-like domain-containing protein, with the protein product MQPLEHRRRSHSLASHTSTNSPAPSRADRSRSSTPGSGRSQARSRASSSGSGATRIPSKLIFRADHAAVVQPHLFRDGLLSLLLLLLLSEWLRPLAWMADASMPIGPLLVVFGLCLAIDCFRVPYSWGWLAKCIIIVVFIGYLFDREQLVSGGWLMEVMRTFAQDIAYLVQGHLDVISGEMRTLLFLFGWSLLLSVVQALMLQRQHSLWLVMATVLYLVGIQLLLGADTTQGMIRTLCYGLLLMALLNLSRIEQTFRVTSTRAGNYMQWLMASLLIVGVLTGVGWLSAKQTDAAPLMKPISWWHWYDRLFELYNEETGSTPAIATSGYGLNDMALGGPLQVDTTPIFTARTPILTYWRGESKSVYDGKGWTEPNPYLVSFAASTPASAAPVIKQEILLSGKSLNKQLFAGGQLLSVDKLLTEKGKQLASDTLLMSKASGKTVLPEIAEPLSYYQITVQPVTEDPTLLNADSGAYPADITNAYLQLPSSLPRTVRSLAEQVTLNRETPYAKAVAIEQYLSHTYTYSLEKPTLPTRSEDFVSHFLFVDRVGYCDHFSTAMVVMLRSVGVPARWVKGFAPGTAQGGYDDEGLQDVIVRNLDAHAWVEVYFPSVGWVPFEPTPGYSAISADLPRDAMTAAMKEPSTGAVKHTAVSDSLIARSNQWVQTAKNNLVHLVKAYRSSVFYAVSCLVLLMGLAAILRRQGYLLPSRGRSSTYNTEAENVHPLTPYMDRLWRQLFRKYGVKPANQTVREYVMGLPVPQRDRQQALLTFAQIYESVRYDPARAMTYSKREITAIWKAIQKSQ
- the guaA gene encoding glutamine-hydrolyzing GMP synthase, yielding MSKPSEMIVVLDFGGQYNQLIARRIRDLGVYSELLPHNTSVDKIRELNPKGIVFSGGPASVYGEGAPAVDAGVYDLGIPILGICYGMQLIAHQLNGKVEAAHTREYGKADLVFSSENPLVKGLDAQQTVWMSHGDHVSVLPEGFVVQASTDSLPIAAMSNRDRNIHAVQFHPEVRHSVQGNEMIRNFIYEVCGCEGDWTMSSFVEDMIKELRAEVGDKKVLCALSGGVDSSVVAILLHKAIGAQLTCMFIDHGLLRQGEGESVMETFVGKFDMKVVKIDAKDRFLGKLAGVSDPEQKRKIIGTEFIRVFEEESSKFDDFTFLAQGTLYTDIVESGTATAQTIKSHHNVGGLPKDMKFKLVEPLKTLFKDEVRKVGEECGLPAAIVWRQPFPGPGLAIRVLGEVTEDKLKIVRESDAILRDEIAKAGLDREIWQYFTALPGMKSVGVMGDGRTYSYTVGIRAVTSIDGMTADWARIPWDVLEKISVRIVNEVENVNRIVYDITSKPPATIEWE
- a CDS encoding Spo0E family sporulation regulatory protein-aspartic acid phosphatase, producing METILQAKINLLRCQMVEQASIYGSFTNESVVKISQLLDRYIVVYQRLILQRAKLKLIS